From one Caldithrix abyssi DSM 13497 genomic stretch:
- a CDS encoding DUF5916 domain-containing protein, translating into MKVFYKGFVFFFMLTTIVLAKDQISRKTCQAYPVNSVAPKIDGKLDDPCWQKAPFQDSFVQIKPVENATPSQKTNFKVLYDKTNLYVGIVAYDTEPDKIESQISRRDQINSSDFLAVALDSYLDRRTAFVFGANPAGVKSDILISEDGNRQDESWDPIWEVKTSVTDSGWIVEMRIPFSQLRFAQKASHTWGFQVYRKIYRNQEEDMWQYIPRNAAGFVSYFGNLTGLEGIHSPKRVEFLPYAVSQLHLFQAEQGDPFATGRDFRFDFGLDGKIGITSDLTMDYTVNPDFGQVEADPSEVNLTAFETFFEEKRPFFIEGKNIFEFTLAMGDGDMSQEKIFYSRRIGRSPQYYPSADDGFNYDFIDMPEQTRILGAAKLSGKTSKGWSIGLLDAVTNAEKAVIDDQGRRQSVTVEPLTNFLVGRLQKDFDEGNTSIGGIVTATNRQINQDYLKFLNKSAYTGGIDFRHQWANKAYFVNFKLVGSHLIGDPKAITRVQESSARYFQRPDADHVKYDTTRTTLSGHGGTFGIGKVGNGNWRFAVGGLWRSPGLELNDVGFLRRADQIMQFLWIGYRLNNPIGIIRRADLNINQWQAWNFAGDQLFSGGNINGGIQFTNLWGFYTGINRQQDGYSPYLLRGGPLARYTGSWNFWIRGYSNQSRDYQFAVSVGIQRNDDAVSNGYQVRFNYSQKVNNRLKVEINPFYAFNRDNLQYVSRETFQNEDRYLFARLIQNTFGVVFRLNYSPTPNLSFQYYGQPFISAGKYNHFKRITNPRAKGNDRFQEFDAEQIVYDPQDETYYIDENRDGVTDYSISYPDFNFKEFRSNFVIRWEYQPGSTLFLVWTQSRNDFIGNGSFQAFSDFKQLFGSRPDNVFLIKLNYWLSM; encoded by the coding sequence ATGAAAGTTTTTTACAAAGGATTTGTATTTTTTTTCATGTTAACCACCATTGTTTTAGCAAAAGATCAGATTTCCCGAAAAACCTGCCAGGCCTATCCTGTCAATTCCGTAGCTCCCAAGATCGATGGCAAACTGGATGATCCTTGCTGGCAAAAAGCGCCTTTTCAGGATTCTTTTGTGCAGATCAAACCGGTTGAGAACGCCACGCCTTCTCAAAAAACAAATTTCAAAGTTCTGTATGATAAAACCAATCTTTATGTGGGCATTGTCGCTTACGACACGGAACCGGATAAGATTGAATCTCAGATATCTCGTAGAGATCAGATTAACAGCAGCGATTTTCTGGCCGTGGCGCTAGATAGTTATCTGGATAGACGCACGGCTTTTGTGTTTGGCGCCAATCCAGCCGGCGTTAAATCCGATATTTTAATTTCCGAAGACGGGAATCGGCAGGATGAAAGTTGGGACCCGATATGGGAAGTCAAAACAAGCGTCACCGATTCCGGCTGGATTGTGGAAATGCGCATTCCCTTTAGCCAGTTGCGCTTTGCCCAAAAAGCCAGTCATACATGGGGTTTTCAGGTCTATCGTAAAATTTACCGCAACCAGGAAGAAGACATGTGGCAATACATTCCCAGAAACGCCGCCGGATTCGTTTCCTATTTCGGAAATCTGACGGGCCTCGAGGGCATTCACTCGCCAAAACGCGTGGAATTCCTTCCTTACGCCGTCAGCCAATTACACCTGTTTCAGGCCGAACAGGGCGATCCCTTCGCCACCGGTCGCGACTTCCGCTTCGACTTTGGTTTGGATGGAAAAATCGGAATTACCAGCGATCTGACCATGGATTACACCGTCAACCCGGACTTCGGGCAGGTGGAGGCCGATCCTTCCGAGGTCAACCTTACCGCCTTTGAAACCTTTTTCGAAGAGAAGAGACCTTTTTTCATCGAAGGCAAGAATATCTTTGAATTTACGCTGGCTATGGGCGACGGCGATATGTCGCAAGAAAAGATCTTTTATTCCAGACGCATTGGCCGCTCGCCGCAATACTACCCTTCCGCAGACGACGGTTTTAATTACGATTTTATCGACATGCCGGAACAAACGCGCATTTTAGGCGCCGCCAAACTCAGCGGCAAAACCAGCAAAGGCTGGTCCATCGGCCTGCTGGACGCTGTTACCAATGCGGAAAAAGCCGTCATTGACGACCAGGGCCGTCGGCAAAGCGTAACCGTGGAGCCGCTGACCAATTTTCTGGTCGGTCGTCTGCAAAAAGATTTTGACGAAGGCAACACATCCATAGGCGGTATTGTAACGGCAACCAACCGCCAGATCAACCAAGATTATTTAAAATTTTTAAACAAATCCGCCTACACCGGAGGCATTGATTTTCGCCATCAATGGGCTAATAAAGCCTATTTTGTCAACTTTAAACTGGTCGGCTCTCACTTAATCGGAGATCCAAAGGCCATTACGCGCGTTCAGGAATCTTCAGCCCGCTATTTTCAACGACCGGACGCCGACCATGTTAAGTACGACACCACACGTACCACCCTTTCCGGCCATGGCGGCACGTTTGGCATTGGCAAAGTGGGCAACGGCAACTGGCGTTTTGCGGTAGGCGGCCTCTGGCGTTCCCCCGGCCTGGAGCTCAACGATGTGGGCTTTTTGCGTCGCGCCGATCAGATCATGCAGTTTTTGTGGATCGGCTACCGACTTAACAATCCCATCGGTATTATTCGGCGCGCCGATCTGAACATCAACCAGTGGCAGGCCTGGAACTTTGCCGGCGACCAGCTGTTTTCCGGCGGAAACATTAACGGCGGCATTCAGTTCACCAATCTCTGGGGCTTTTACACCGGCATCAATCGCCAGCAGGACGGCTATTCACCGTATTTATTGCGCGGCGGCCCGCTGGCGCGCTACACCGGTAGCTGGAACTTCTGGATAAGAGGTTACAGCAATCAGTCCAGGGACTATCAGTTTGCCGTTTCCGTGGGAATCCAGCGCAATGACGATGCCGTTTCTAATGGCTACCAGGTACGCTTTAACTATTCCCAAAAAGTTAACAACCGTTTAAAAGTGGAAATCAATCCCTTTTACGCCTTTAATCGCGATAACCTGCAGTACGTCTCCAGGGAAACGTTTCAAAATGAAGATCGTTATCTATTTGCCAGACTCATTCAAAATACCTTTGGCGTGGTTTTCCGTTTGAATTACAGTCCAACGCCCAATCTTTCGTTCCAGTATTACGGACAGCCTTTTATTTCTGCAGGCAAATACAATCATTTTAAAAGGATTACCAATCCACGCGCTAAAGGAAACGACCGCTTTCAGGAATTTGACGCCGAACAAATTGTTTACGACCCGCAAGACGAAACGTACTACATCGATGAAAACCGCGATGGCGTGACAGACTATTCGATCTCCTACCCGGATTTTAATTTTAAAGAATTCCGTTCTAATTTTGTGATTCGCTGGGAATATCAACCGGGCTCCACGCTCTTTTTGGTGTGGACGCAAAGCCGTAATGATTTTATCGGCAACGGCAGCTTTCAGGCTTTTTCCGATTTTAAACAATTATTCGGCTCCCGCCCGGACAATGTTTTTTTGATCAAGCTGAATTACTGGCTGTCCATGTAA
- a CDS encoding DUF4352 domain-containing protein — protein sequence MVDFKMSGMQKSLILLLFLFIFVGCKKQEATPSDASGQAISFINVVHKKGVVDILPLDNHRLLSIGRDSLVILWQTDSARAMAFKRLRRTPVALARSVNDPASFWLFLEKGVILQLSIPELAVKNQIQTVFNNFARPLLSLPQKVFYARADLNLVLFDPLKASVKIQPFALNFKDAISVARTQPLLVRFRDTQARLFDLRTFKGLSSVNLPRFNSRTKAPRLITFVDDHFCLAAHAENLWLIDWNRRQARILPRNHLAPITALAASNSLKMFFSGSMDKSIKVWDMDSQELKASLYGHFFNINRLVVIDSTQSLISASEDGTILIYDLHNFEMVKRLGAMEVALKSPWQLTITSVYPARSFKVGTDEYNVSERGSRLLKVNAEIKNISPADAIFFSSNFFIIDSSNARTPCVGLENYVALGPDAYFKRLISPGKSIKGTFIFVIKPPYQKYRLTYETLPPVSLQDF from the coding sequence ATGGTAGATTTCAAGATGAGCGGAATGCAAAAAAGTCTTATTTTGTTGTTATTTCTTTTCATTTTTGTGGGATGTAAAAAACAGGAAGCCACGCCTTCCGACGCTTCCGGCCAGGCCATCTCCTTTATCAATGTGGTTCACAAAAAAGGGGTGGTAGATATTCTACCGCTTGACAACCATCGACTGCTTTCCATCGGTAGAGACAGCCTGGTCATTTTATGGCAAACCGATTCGGCCAGAGCCATGGCTTTTAAGCGCTTACGCCGAACGCCGGTGGCGCTTGCCAGATCCGTGAACGATCCGGCTTCGTTCTGGCTCTTTTTAGAAAAAGGTGTTATCTTACAATTGTCCATACCGGAGCTTGCGGTAAAAAATCAGATTCAGACCGTATTTAATAACTTTGCCAGGCCGCTGCTTTCCCTTCCCCAAAAGGTATTTTACGCCAGGGCCGATTTAAATCTGGTTTTATTCGATCCGCTTAAAGCCTCTGTCAAAATCCAGCCTTTTGCTTTAAATTTTAAGGACGCTATTTCTGTGGCCAGAACCCAACCGCTTCTGGTCCGCTTTCGAGATACTCAGGCCCGGTTATTCGATTTGCGTACGTTTAAAGGACTCTCTTCTGTCAATCTGCCTCGTTTCAATTCCAGAACAAAAGCGCCGCGCTTGATAACCTTTGTTGATGATCATTTTTGTCTGGCGGCCCACGCTGAAAACCTGTGGTTAATCGACTGGAACCGGCGGCAGGCGCGCATTCTACCGCGCAATCATCTGGCGCCCATCACGGCTCTGGCCGCTTCTAATTCATTAAAGATGTTTTTCAGCGGCTCCATGGATAAGTCGATTAAAGTGTGGGACATGGATTCACAAGAATTAAAGGCTTCGCTTTACGGCCATTTTTTCAATATTAACCGGTTGGTAGTCATCGATTCCACCCAAAGCCTGATCTCCGCTTCGGAAGACGGCACCATTCTCATTTATGATTTACATAATTTTGAGATGGTAAAACGACTGGGCGCCATGGAAGTCGCCTTAAAATCGCCCTGGCAACTGACCATCACCTCGGTTTATCCGGCGCGCTCTTTTAAGGTAGGAACTGACGAATACAACGTGTCGGAACGTGGAAGCCGACTTTTAAAAGTAAACGCCGAAATAAAAAATATCTCGCCGGCCGACGCCATATTTTTTTCCTCCAACTTTTTTATCATTGATTCGTCCAATGCCAGAACGCCCTGCGTGGGGCTTGAAAATTACGTGGCTCTTGGGCCCGATGCCTATTTCAAAAGGCTTATTTCCCCCGGTAAATCCATTAAAGGCACCTTTATCTTTGTGATTAAACCACCTTATCAAAAATACCGACTCACCTACGAAACCCTGCCGCCCGTTTCATTGCAAGACTTCTGA
- a CDS encoding tetratricopeptide repeat protein, producing the protein MVNKIILGIFICVISVLGNIQQKLIEARAAERNHDYSAAIKLYQQVLMAEFTSKEAWQGLLRTEAAKEVQALKLPRDSDTWSHQAGKIYLKYYQYPTAIHFLQKAYQTQKKQNYLFDLATAYLKAGFNNKCISILNAEAQKHSNDGLYLKGIAEFYFKNRLYGQAAKFFEQSLKFKIQSDTLYTQYARCLENLGRLEEAEKLFEKGVKQFKTPFIYTEFTRFFIRANQFEKALKIAEKSEDEFNTVEVYLKLKGRPAVIEYFRQLQKKNPYHLAYYIWIAELYSLEQQYQQAEKVLKEGLIRFPTNEQMWESLAKVYTNLEEFDRALDVYKKRLPQNTPNLKQQLRLYLLKKDLKNAQKIINQLKTQKALSDQELAGMYEKNFPVKAEEIYSALLKTTPQDARLLNQYFNFLKKQRNYDRAIHLVLQHAPQNVSWLIQNGSAILRFLCLNGYGEKATELAHQFILAQENWKNILSPQVYQPYLTTLRWTGANREYFVFLEILLEFDPDNHALYQEIAQLYEQNENWKEALYYYRKLLKENPHDVFLRYKMATMYAKMDQRQRGLQVLGKSISTQKRSPLELYYLSRFYYEQGYFEQALAIINQIVGKKISPEAYFDDPYGFELKTEILEASGKLTDAFNTLEQYVREFPNELQSHQLLAEYLYRHGDFMRAEAEYKKIFQLNPQNFTVLRRIALCMVYQNKVKEAYHFLEEQIKASPYINEEDIDYYKGYVAHIMNDYPTALRYYQTALQKNANNSHILLLQGILYEETEELEAALRVFKTALARDSAFTRYDKLGDIYRHMHDYKKALNYYALYRNVRPNDLSVFPSIAICYKGLGNEEEIYNLIGMLQSFPESPERALQEARLYELLENFVVAERNYLRSILLQSGVTPALRSLAQLYIKMGNFLEAEVWTRKYFEAAPQSPYNMDLMGAYYMESQDFISAEYWFRKINNDIPWYYFARNNLGLVYLHKGDYQKAREILKELSATHPEHSAFRRNLALCEIRLNNLSDANSIYSNLIKERPYNLKNYIEYVRFMLFFKNDVRRARDVLNRALKMAPHNKELKALDYLLMAYEGKAKQAISGLLDLQTYYNDNNRHAQGTLALYLSLAYEKNKDIKTRNEYLAIAQKMDPNDFWIDEIHARKAIPLKVVAISEKPEVIAAQQKQGLMDTFQKYEDRFTSLELNDRFSLSQVSTEKVKEKIDKQSEFDVSIAPDNLRHTAGLKLIQAPKIIITAPKDGHHTRASSINVEGFITQGKKPVAFDLNGKKITEYGKNVKIQKMPDPETYPNAIPFRVTDFPLVPGANFLTVHAKFKDNYETQSTIRVGRIAKLLYAFETIPKRAKGVNRWALIVSNEDYEDPRIQDLPNAQYDVDAFKRFLTASNGLDIPESNILTLSLSTGIQPTRSAVIDGIKTIARYVEPQDEVIIFYVGNALIINNGSGSQQSFTFLMQDSQIDKLYSTGINMEFFHLICKSIPAYKVSCFLEANLFENNSNRLEKLTALSPIKFDFADNNKEPYVNILIMGNGLTTTPSNAAKPSRFTSNLIKALKGAADSNKDKKITFDEIFNYLKARIRNHEIVLGNFQHKMTLFGLQN; encoded by the coding sequence ATGGTTAACAAAATTATCCTTGGCATTTTTATTTGTGTTATTTCCGTTCTGGGCAATATTCAGCAAAAGCTGATTGAAGCCAGAGCGGCAGAACGTAACCATGATTATTCGGCAGCGATAAAACTGTACCAACAAGTCCTGATGGCTGAGTTTACTTCCAAAGAGGCATGGCAGGGGCTGCTGCGCACCGAAGCGGCAAAAGAAGTTCAGGCTTTAAAGCTTCCCCGGGACAGCGATACCTGGAGCCACCAGGCCGGCAAAATATATTTAAAATACTATCAATATCCTACTGCCATTCACTTTTTGCAAAAAGCCTATCAGACGCAAAAAAAGCAAAATTACCTCTTTGACCTGGCCACCGCTTATTTAAAAGCGGGCTTTAACAACAAATGTATTTCCATTCTAAACGCCGAGGCCCAAAAGCATTCCAATGACGGGCTGTACTTAAAAGGGATTGCCGAATTTTACTTTAAAAACCGCCTTTATGGGCAGGCGGCAAAATTTTTTGAGCAAAGCCTGAAATTTAAGATTCAAAGCGACACGCTCTACACGCAATACGCCCGTTGCCTGGAAAACCTCGGTCGTTTAGAAGAGGCTGAAAAACTTTTCGAAAAAGGCGTTAAACAATTCAAAACGCCCTTTATTTACACCGAATTCACGCGTTTTTTTATTCGCGCCAATCAATTTGAAAAAGCGCTAAAAATTGCAGAAAAATCCGAAGATGAATTTAACACCGTTGAAGTCTATCTAAAATTGAAAGGGCGTCCGGCGGTCATTGAATACTTTCGTCAACTTCAAAAAAAGAATCCGTACCATCTGGCTTATTACATCTGGATTGCAGAGCTTTACTCACTGGAACAACAATACCAACAGGCCGAAAAGGTTTTAAAAGAAGGACTGATCCGCTTTCCCACCAACGAGCAGATGTGGGAATCGCTGGCAAAAGTTTATACAAACCTTGAAGAATTTGACCGCGCGCTGGATGTTTACAAAAAACGATTGCCGCAAAATACGCCCAATCTCAAGCAACAACTTCGGTTGTACTTGCTAAAAAAAGACCTGAAAAACGCTCAAAAGATCATCAATCAATTAAAAACGCAAAAGGCTCTGTCTGACCAGGAACTGGCCGGAATGTATGAAAAGAACTTTCCTGTGAAGGCCGAAGAAATTTACAGCGCGCTTTTAAAGACCACTCCGCAAGATGCTCGCCTTTTAAATCAGTATTTCAACTTTCTAAAAAAACAGAGAAATTATGACCGGGCCATTCATCTCGTATTGCAACATGCCCCCCAAAATGTCTCCTGGCTGATCCAGAACGGTTCGGCCATTTTACGCTTTTTGTGTTTAAACGGTTATGGCGAAAAGGCGACGGAATTGGCTCACCAATTTATTCTGGCGCAGGAAAACTGGAAGAACATTCTTTCTCCACAGGTTTATCAGCCTTATTTAACGACGCTGCGCTGGACCGGCGCCAACCGTGAATACTTTGTGTTTCTTGAAATACTGCTGGAATTTGATCCGGACAATCATGCACTCTATCAGGAAATCGCTCAGTTGTACGAACAAAATGAAAACTGGAAAGAAGCGCTGTATTACTACAGAAAACTATTAAAAGAAAATCCGCACGATGTTTTTTTGCGGTACAAAATGGCGACCATGTACGCCAAAATGGATCAACGACAAAGAGGATTGCAGGTTCTGGGCAAAAGCATTTCCACTCAAAAGCGCAGCCCGCTCGAACTCTACTATTTATCGCGCTTTTATTATGAGCAGGGCTACTTCGAACAGGCCTTAGCCATTATTAATCAAATAGTGGGCAAAAAGATTTCGCCTGAGGCGTATTTTGATGATCCTTATGGCTTTGAGCTTAAAACGGAAATTCTGGAAGCTTCCGGTAAATTAACCGATGCCTTTAACACTCTCGAACAATATGTGCGCGAATTTCCAAATGAATTGCAATCTCATCAACTGCTGGCGGAATACCTGTACCGACACGGCGATTTTATGCGCGCTGAGGCCGAGTACAAAAAAATATTCCAATTGAATCCGCAAAACTTCACCGTGCTGCGCCGCATCGCCCTGTGTATGGTCTATCAAAACAAAGTAAAAGAAGCATACCACTTTCTGGAAGAGCAAATTAAAGCCTCGCCTTACATTAACGAAGAAGATATTGACTATTACAAAGGTTACGTGGCGCACATCATGAACGATTATCCCACCGCTCTGCGCTACTATCAAACCGCCCTGCAAAAAAACGCGAATAACTCCCATATTCTGCTGTTACAGGGCATTTTGTACGAAGAAACCGAAGAACTTGAAGCCGCGCTCCGTGTTTTTAAAACGGCCCTGGCCAGGGACTCCGCCTTTACAAGGTACGACAAGTTAGGCGACATCTACCGTCACATGCATGATTACAAAAAAGCGCTTAATTATTACGCGCTTTACCGAAATGTCCGTCCGAATGATCTGTCTGTATTTCCCTCCATTGCCATTTGTTACAAAGGCCTGGGCAATGAAGAAGAAATTTACAATTTGATCGGCATGCTGCAGAGTTTTCCTGAATCGCCAGAGCGCGCCCTGCAAGAAGCACGGCTTTACGAGCTGCTGGAAAACTTTGTCGTTGCCGAAAGAAATTATTTGCGATCCATCTTACTGCAGTCTGGCGTTACGCCCGCCTTACGTTCCCTGGCGCAATTGTACATCAAAATGGGTAACTTTCTGGAAGCCGAAGTCTGGACGCGAAAATACTTTGAAGCAGCCCCCCAAAGCCCCTACAATATGGATTTAATGGGCGCCTATTACATGGAATCGCAGGACTTTATCTCCGCCGAGTACTGGTTCCGCAAAATAAACAACGATATTCCCTGGTACTACTTTGCCCGGAACAATCTGGGGCTGGTTTATTTGCATAAAGGCGACTATCAGAAAGCCAGAGAAATATTGAAAGAACTGAGCGCCACTCACCCCGAGCATTCGGCTTTTCGCCGTAACCTGGCATTATGCGAAATTCGTTTAAACAATCTGTCCGATGCCAACAGTATTTATTCAAACTTAATCAAAGAGCGGCCTTACAACCTCAAGAACTACATCGAGTACGTCCGCTTTATGCTGTTTTTTAAAAACGATGTGCGCCGAGCCCGCGATGTTTTAAACAGGGCTTTAAAAATGGCGCCGCACAACAAAGAGCTAAAGGCCCTGGATTATTTACTGATGGCTTACGAAGGCAAGGCCAAGCAGGCCATTAGCGGATTGCTTGACTTACAAACCTATTACAACGACAACAACCGCCATGCCCAGGGAACCCTTGCCCTTTACCTGTCTCTGGCCTACGAGAAAAACAAAGATATTAAAACCAGAAATGAATACCTGGCCATAGCCCAGAAAATGGACCCCAATGATTTTTGGATCGATGAAATTCATGCCAGGAAAGCCATCCCCTTAAAAGTGGTAGCCATTAGCGAAAAGCCGGAAGTCATTGCCGCCCAGCAAAAGCAGGGATTGATGGATACCTTTCAGAAATATGAAGATCGTTTTACCAGTCTGGAATTGAATGATCGTTTTAGCCTGTCGCAGGTTTCAACAGAAAAGGTTAAGGAAAAAATTGATAAACAATCCGAGTTTGACGTGAGCATTGCGCCGGACAATTTACGCCATACAGCCGGTCTTAAGCTCATTCAGGCGCCTAAAATCATCATTACCGCGCCTAAAGACGGGCACCACACGCGCGCTTCTTCCATCAACGTCGAAGGCTTTATCACCCAGGGCAAAAAACCTGTGGCCTTCGATTTAAACGGTAAAAAAATTACGGAATATGGCAAGAATGTAAAAATCCAAAAAATGCCGGATCCTGAAACCTATCCCAACGCCATCCCCTTCCGCGTAACCGATTTTCCCCTCGTCCCTGGCGCCAACTTTTTGACCGTACACGCTAAGTTTAAAGACAACTACGAAACACAAAGCACCATCAGAGTGGGCAGAATTGCCAAATTGTTGTACGCCTTTGAAACCATTCCCAAAAGAGCAAAAGGCGTCAATCGCTGGGCGTTGATTGTCTCTAACGAAGATTACGAAGACCCACGAATCCAGGACCTGCCCAACGCCCAATATGATGTGGATGCGTTTAAGAGGTTTTTAACCGCATCCAACGGGTTAGACATTCCGGAAAGCAACATCCTGACACTGTCCCTTTCTACGGGTATTCAACCAACGCGATCGGCGGTAATTGACGGCATCAAAACTATTGCCCGCTACGTGGAGCCTCAGGACGAGGTGATTATCTTTTACGTGGGTAACGCACTTATTATTAACAACGGTTCCGGTTCGCAACAGAGCTTTACCTTTCTAATGCAGGACTCTCAGATAGACAAGCTGTACAGCACGGGCATCAATATGGAGTTTTTCCATCTCATTTGTAAATCCATTCCGGCTTACAAAGTCAGTTGTTTTCTGGAGGCCAATCTTTTTGAGAATAATTCCAACCGTCTGGAAAAATTGACCGCATTGAGTCCCATCAAATTCGATTTTGCGGACAACAACAAAGAGCCTTACGTAAACATCCTTATTATGGGCAACGGCCTGACGACGACGCCATCGAATGCCGCAAAACCCAGCCGATTTACTTCTAATTTGATTAAGGCTTTGAAAGGAGCCGCCGATAGTAACAAAGACAAAAAAATCACTTTTGATGAGATTTTTAATTATTTGAAAGCGCGAATTCGCAACCATGAAATTGTTTTGGGGAACTTTCAACACAAAATGACCTTGTTTGGTTTACAAAATTAG
- a CDS encoding MotA/TolQ/ExbB proton channel family protein, which yields MEKQNPADPVSTKRKSALRSLSLTRSLLLGAGVTLVVLIGVYYLGQIKGFENIRALFLERGFIQYLITFLGAWSFSISFLKQREINWEKHKAAETKKHFHWTVSENVEEALKNIIKAVPGVERTRLFQRIQRAFSAFQSGMESNDLRDALLEQSDRDSENVELSYTILRVLVAVIPLLGFTGTVLGISNAVGNFSSVIETARELEQVTSHLGGVTTGLAVAFDTTLLSLLITVPLMMYTSALKKREDELLLEIDEFCEYEILDPIFQEKSKEKHLVDIIEHLDQKVLEDHVAALTKTVNVLSDLNVNIQKHQTLFADSLQKYSEVSNALVQISKNQEFWADQIMSLEKVNNHLEAIFSSLKALPEGMKSVLLKTQESYYQGLISEMNKIIQTFEAKDSKTSEKLNAYLTYEEEMQKSLQQTMEKIHTGLAELKPILENLNKPVTITLSHQSTINK from the coding sequence ATGGAAAAGCAAAATCCTGCAGACCCCGTTTCAACGAAAAGGAAAAGCGCGCTTCGGTCGCTCTCTTTAACCCGCAGCTTGCTTTTAGGCGCCGGGGTGACGCTGGTTGTTTTAATAGGCGTGTATTACCTTGGTCAGATCAAAGGTTTTGAAAATATACGCGCGCTTTTTTTGGAACGCGGATTCATTCAATACCTGATTACCTTTTTAGGCGCCTGGTCGTTTTCCATTTCCTTTTTAAAACAGCGAGAAATAAACTGGGAAAAACATAAAGCCGCTGAGACCAAAAAGCATTTTCACTGGACGGTATCGGAAAATGTGGAGGAAGCGTTAAAAAATATTATCAAAGCGGTGCCGGGCGTTGAACGCACGCGCCTCTTCCAACGCATCCAAAGGGCTTTTAGCGCCTTCCAGAGCGGCATGGAAAGCAACGATTTAAGAGACGCCTTACTGGAACAAAGCGACCGGGATTCTGAAAACGTTGAACTCAGCTACACGATTTTACGTGTGCTGGTGGCAGTCATCCCTCTTTTAGGTTTTACGGGAACCGTGCTGGGCATCAGTAACGCGGTCGGTAATTTCTCCTCGGTCATTGAAACGGCCCGCGAACTGGAACAGGTGACAAGCCATCTGGGCGGCGTGACCACCGGCCTGGCCGTGGCCTTCGACACCACGCTGCTGAGTTTATTGATTACCGTGCCTTTAATGATGTACACCTCCGCTTTAAAAAAACGCGAAGACGAGCTTTTGCTGGAAATCGACGAGTTCTGCGAATACGAAATTCTTGATCCCATCTTTCAGGAAAAAAGCAAAGAAAAACATTTAGTCGATATCATTGAACACCTGGATCAAAAAGTTCTGGAAGACCATGTTGCAGCTCTGACCAAAACAGTCAATGTTTTAAGCGATTTAAACGTAAACATTCAAAAACATCAAACCTTATTTGCCGATTCGCTCCAGAAGTACAGCGAAGTTAGTAACGCATTGGTTCAAATCAGCAAAAACCAGGAATTCTGGGCCGATCAAATCATGTCGCTGGAAAAAGTAAACAACCACCTGGAAGCCATTTTCTCCTCGCTGAAGGCCCTGCCCGAAGGCATGAAATCCGTTTTACTCAAAACGCAGGAAAGTTATTACCAGGGCCTTATTAGCGAAATGAACAAAATAATCCAGACCTTTGAAGCCAAAGACAGCAAGACGAGCGAAAAATTAAACGCTTACCTGACCTACGAAGAAGAGATGCAAAAATCGTTACAACAGACCATGGAAAAAATCCATACCGGCCTGGCAGAGTTAAAGCCGATTTTAGAAAACCTGAACAAACCCGTGACCATTACCCTTTCGCATCAATCGACAATCAACAAATAA